One window from the genome of Aneurinibacillus sp. REN35 encodes:
- a CDS encoding NHL domain-containing protein — MKIKHVICGTALVLALTAPTVYAAAPIEQLVPAASHSASTDTVHELNQPWGLLVSPDGLIIVDSANQKIRRLADGKLVTAAGADRPSDAYGQPKGGYADGDTGKAVFNNPSFAVMDTKGNLYISDTDNHTIRKITSGKVYTFAGTGKPGYTDGKGREAQFHSPTGLAIDPDNNLYVADTLNHVIRKITPEGIVTTVAGRRGESGGYADGGALEARFNEPIGLTFDNNKGLYVSDSGNHLIRFISSDNKVNTFAGKPTSVNQDTGYMAGGYKNGERREASFNRPVGLVYTDGVLFVADSLNHRIRAVQADGKVVTIAGQRAPGDAAGPTESGQFNQPVALAYKEGKLYVSDSLNNKVKMIPVQPQRLEPIRSEEDLLAGTVLLPASQEVQVWFDGKLINFNSLIKPYKKENKTYLPIRPLFEQWGAKVEWLPATKEVQLKKGAWSVTVIRPDNAQVVLKDGITYAEAGYLQNALSFLLAEDEEYNAVVIESGQ; from the coding sequence ATGAAAATAAAACATGTGATATGCGGAACGGCGCTCGTCCTAGCCTTGACGGCGCCCACCGTATACGCCGCAGCTCCGATCGAACAGCTTGTGCCTGCCGCCTCTCATAGCGCAAGCACCGATACGGTTCACGAACTGAATCAGCCGTGGGGCTTGCTTGTAAGTCCAGATGGTCTCATAATTGTCGATTCTGCCAATCAAAAAATTCGCCGACTGGCAGATGGGAAGCTAGTGACAGCAGCGGGAGCAGATCGGCCATCGGATGCGTACGGACAGCCCAAGGGCGGCTATGCGGATGGCGATACAGGCAAAGCCGTGTTCAACAATCCGTCCTTTGCCGTAATGGACACCAAAGGGAATCTGTACATCAGCGATACGGATAACCATACCATTCGTAAAATTACGAGCGGCAAAGTCTATACATTTGCGGGGACAGGAAAGCCAGGCTACACGGATGGAAAGGGAAGGGAAGCACAATTCCATAGCCCGACCGGTCTTGCGATCGATCCCGATAACAACCTGTATGTTGCCGACACACTAAATCATGTAATTCGTAAAATTACGCCAGAAGGTATCGTAACAACCGTTGCCGGACGTCGGGGAGAGAGTGGCGGCTATGCGGATGGAGGTGCTTTAGAAGCGCGTTTTAATGAACCGATCGGTCTTACATTTGATAACAACAAAGGCCTGTATGTCTCCGATAGCGGCAACCATCTGATCCGCTTTATCTCCTCCGACAACAAAGTCAATACGTTTGCAGGCAAACCGACTTCAGTGAATCAGGATACAGGCTATATGGCCGGTGGTTACAAAAACGGGGAGCGACGAGAAGCAAGCTTCAATCGACCTGTAGGACTTGTATATACGGATGGTGTTTTATTTGTCGCAGATAGTCTGAATCACAGAATACGTGCTGTTCAAGCGGACGGTAAGGTCGTGACGATTGCAGGACAGCGTGCACCGGGGGATGCAGCAGGTCCGACTGAAAGTGGACAATTTAATCAACCGGTTGCGCTCGCTTATAAAGAAGGAAAACTATATGTTTCGGATTCGTTGAATAACAAGGTGAAGATGATACCCGTTCAGCCGCAGCGGCTAGAGCCCATTCGAAGTGAAGAGGATCTTCTTGCTGGTACCGTACTTTTACCAGCCAGCCAGGAGGTTCAGGTCTGGTTTGACGGTAAGCTTATCAATTTTAACTCTCTCATAAAACCGTATAAGAAGGAGAACAAGACCTATCTTCCGATCAGGCCATTGTTTGAACAATGGGGGGCAAAAGTAGAATGGCTGCCTGCAACAAAGGAAGTACAGCTAAAAAAAGGGGCGTGGAGTGTAACTGTCATTCGTCCGGATAATGCTCAAGTAGTACTAAAAGACGGGATTACATATGCCGAAGCGGGTTACTTGCAGAATGCCCTGTCGTTTTTACTTGCGGAGGATGAGGAGTATAACGCAGTCGTGATTGAAAGCGGACAATAA
- a CDS encoding cyclic nucleotide-binding domain-containing protein: MEQVEKEHMYLHSQALRTFLAMDSPSSTLTENEAAVLLERMTRIEYQANETIFSEGEHGEYFYLIDQGCVDVIKESESNKVVNRLSEGDYFGELALFTNKPRAATVKARIPTVLFRMHKREFDELTQLFPEVFGALFKKLYDRLKLAYDDLDAKNEELRAAFQVRVELGFIFIITVVIVSLYAFVIRLAGSQAEIMTYIISRGVELLVLCAIIGIIYQSSQSLSSFGVTWKGGKRALGEGLWIAVLCMVVLLVGKWLLLQSGINMYGSELISFQLFDWTYLTYVVVAPLQEFIARGVMQSSIARLLVGRFRSFVAILVTSLIFGALHLHSSLDLGVAALVTSWLWGWMYTRHQNLIGVSVSHFFIGNWAGLLGFWANI; this comes from the coding sequence ATGGAGCAAGTAGAAAAGGAGCATATGTATTTGCACAGTCAGGCTTTACGCACATTCTTGGCGATGGATTCCCCGTCTTCTACATTGACAGAAAATGAAGCGGCCGTACTTCTTGAACGAATGACTCGTATAGAATATCAAGCCAACGAAACAATTTTTTCCGAGGGAGAGCATGGGGAATACTTCTATCTTATTGATCAAGGCTGTGTAGATGTCATTAAGGAAAGTGAAAGTAACAAGGTGGTGAACCGTCTGTCCGAAGGTGATTATTTCGGCGAGCTGGCGTTGTTTACAAACAAACCTCGTGCAGCAACGGTTAAGGCGCGTATTCCCACGGTTTTATTTCGGATGCATAAACGGGAATTTGACGAGTTGACCCAGTTGTTTCCCGAAGTTTTTGGTGCGCTGTTCAAAAAGCTGTATGATCGCTTAAAGCTTGCGTACGATGATTTGGACGCCAAAAATGAGGAGCTGAGGGCAGCTTTTCAAGTGCGTGTGGAGCTAGGATTCATCTTCATCATCACCGTTGTGATTGTCAGCCTGTATGCATTTGTGATTCGGCTGGCAGGCAGTCAAGCGGAGATAATGACGTATATCATCTCACGCGGTGTTGAATTGCTTGTGTTATGCGCGATTATCGGAATTATTTATCAAAGCAGTCAGTCTTTATCAAGCTTTGGTGTTACATGGAAAGGCGGCAAGCGTGCGCTTGGAGAAGGGCTGTGGATCGCTGTCTTATGCATGGTCGTTTTGTTAGTCGGAAAATGGTTGTTGCTTCAGTCCGGTATAAATATGTACGGTTCAGAATTAATTTCATTTCAATTATTTGATTGGACATATCTAACGTATGTGGTTGTCGCCCCTCTACAGGAATTTATCGCCCGAGGTGTTATGCAGAGTTCCATTGCCCGGCTCTTGGTGGGCCGCTTTCGCTCTTTTGTTGCCATTCTTGTGACTTCGCTTATTTTCGGTGCACTGCACCTTCATTCCTCGCTTGATTTAGGAGTAGCGGCTCTCGTTACAAGCTGGCTTTGGGGATGGATGTACACGCGCCATCAGAACCTAATAGGCGTTAGCGTATCCCACTTTTTTATCGGTAATTGGGCTGGGTTGCTTGGATTCTGGGCGAATATATAA
- a CDS encoding FecR family protein: MKTVKSFLSLLLIMAVIIPGFAQAKDTQKVGKITAVSGSVEVKKSGGKKPIKAFRNMAIAQGDMIITGPKSKVNMELDSSKEVIIGPNTKLIISQLVQSARAMGGKTSMSLLGGSVMVKVKKKLTGDSRFEIKTPTAIMGVMGTEFVVKYEQNTSFVGVIEGTVAVRKPNGTPGPSVHANEQAHLTPSGGGVPEALNVDDLPLFALDEYAEEVEQMLKTNPTPVLQALKERIDKARKEKQQAQDNEQQNEERAESPTIIHEGTAPSRDQSGGGSDGGGGSPSPVVKPTIVSQGMYHPDPVEREDLNMEVALAGDSLTEVFYASGERVMQQGTDYRLESGSQSGQQTIVLHSDFLQGEVGVRDSFEVKLTFASGYTLLVTLKAREVKRPELARDEFMNNKHLYVVNNKTFILPFTTNIAQAMPDEPNEPPALQQGVEIRENMGPNTWSVDRLTIDNNKLKIELSEAIPIDSLIDISIFPGTLKNKDTGDVQEEEQTIMEFRVEPFATPDVIEVNPPVSQEVSVSITSFGLPLGHLELSNDNVSGETYRLTNGVDYEVRGSTADSIQIALKPGFFGNITEYSPYTLTISLGTPEQYQIRISLFRKPGN; this comes from the coding sequence GTGAAAACGGTAAAATCATTTCTATCTTTGCTGCTTATTATGGCTGTCATTATACCCGGATTTGCTCAAGCCAAGGATACGCAAAAGGTAGGGAAAATTACTGCTGTTTCAGGCAGTGTAGAAGTGAAGAAAAGCGGTGGGAAAAAGCCAATCAAAGCGTTTAGAAATATGGCGATTGCTCAGGGAGATATGATCATTACAGGTCCAAAAAGCAAGGTGAATATGGAGTTGGACAGTAGTAAAGAAGTAATTATTGGTCCGAATACGAAGCTCATCATCAGTCAGCTTGTACAAAGCGCGAGAGCGATGGGCGGCAAGACGAGTATGAGTCTGCTCGGTGGAAGTGTAATGGTTAAGGTAAAGAAAAAATTGACCGGAGATTCCCGCTTCGAAATTAAAACCCCGACCGCAATCATGGGAGTCATGGGGACGGAATTCGTTGTCAAGTATGAGCAAAATACTAGTTTTGTCGGTGTGATTGAAGGGACGGTTGCAGTAAGAAAGCCTAATGGAACACCGGGACCGAGCGTTCATGCCAATGAGCAGGCGCATCTTACTCCATCAGGTGGGGGCGTCCCGGAAGCGCTGAATGTAGATGATCTGCCTCTCTTTGCGCTAGATGAGTACGCAGAAGAGGTAGAGCAGATGTTGAAGACGAATCCGACTCCTGTTTTGCAGGCGCTAAAGGAGCGGATTGACAAGGCGCGGAAGGAAAAGCAGCAGGCACAAGATAATGAGCAGCAAAATGAAGAGAGGGCAGAATCGCCGACGATTATTCATGAAGGAACGGCTCCATCCAGAGATCAATCAGGCGGCGGTTCGGATGGCGGTGGAGGCAGTCCGAGCCCTGTAGTTAAGCCGACTATCGTATCTCAGGGCATGTACCACCCGGATCCGGTTGAGAGGGAAGATCTGAATATGGAAGTAGCACTTGCAGGTGATTCACTAACAGAAGTATTTTATGCCAGCGGTGAGCGAGTGATGCAGCAGGGAACCGATTACCGACTGGAGAGCGGATCGCAATCCGGACAGCAGACGATTGTGCTGCATAGCGATTTCCTGCAGGGTGAAGTTGGCGTCAGAGATTCTTTCGAGGTGAAACTTACATTTGCTTCAGGGTATACGCTGCTTGTAACGCTTAAGGCCAGAGAAGTGAAGCGTCCTGAACTTGCTAGAGATGAGTTTATGAATAATAAACATTTGTATGTAGTAAATAACAAAACATTTATCCTTCCATTTACAACGAACATTGCACAGGCGATGCCGGACGAACCGAATGAACCGCCAGCACTCCAACAAGGTGTGGAAATAAGGGAAAATATGGGTCCTAACACTTGGTCTGTAGATCGTCTTACTATTGACAATAACAAATTAAAAATTGAGCTAAGCGAAGCGATCCCGATTGATTCCCTCATAGACATTAGCATTTTCCCCGGTACTTTGAAAAATAAGGACACGGGCGATGTACAAGAAGAAGAACAAACAATTATGGAATTCCGTGTAGAACCGTTCGCTACACCTGATGTTATTGAAGTTAATCCGCCTGTTTCTCAAGAGGTTAGTGTGAGCATCACAAGCTTTGGCCTGCCATTAGGACATTTAGAACTTTCTAATGATAACGTATCCGGGGAAACATATAGGCTGACAAATGGAGTGGATTATGAGGTTAGAGGCAGCACAGCAGATTCCATTCAAATAGCGCTAAAACCAGGATTCTTTGGAAACATAACAGAGTATAGCCCCTATACTCTAACAATATCTCTAGGTACTCCAGAACAATATCAAATTCGTATCTCTCTTTTTAGAAAGCCAGGAAACTAG
- a CDS encoding CHASE2 domain-containing protein, with product MRVRLGQVIAVLTALAVLFMYRGTLDFIDFFFQDTFMQRESGTDNRVVVIGIDDESIENIGKWPWDRRVHAQLIDTLTQGKPAVIAFDITFPVPSDDPEENKEMIDAVKRAGNVVLARYGTFHSSAKQGSIEAVELSEPFLELKEAATGLGHINTIPDEDQVVRKSLYTFHYKEKPIESFSWIIYKIFERNQKHQVNAEDIPLDTFNRFHIPYAGGPGQFEVVPYSSVLNGEVPPDYFKDRIVLIGPYAVGLKDDYPTPLDHKTKMYGVEIHANIIQVLLEKNFKQELDWKWNAVILVLATLFVYYLFRKVHPGISFIVLVAIISGLIFGSTYLYGKGIIISIGYLISLLITSYIVVIGFNYMKELLERRRVTDIFGRYVAPQVVSQILENGEEGLRLGGTRRELTVLFVDIRGFTPLSEQAEPEEIVEILNEYLDLTATCIFRYGGTLDKFIGDATMAIFNAPLLLEDHQMRAVQAAWAMKEGAVALEKKLMERFGRSVTFGIGIHTGPAVFGNIGSKTRMDYTAIGDTVNTTARLESNAKPGQIIISEAVYESVKEQIMAAPLGEIKVKGKEQGIRIYELEGLT from the coding sequence ATGCGGGTTAGGCTAGGTCAAGTGATTGCCGTACTAACAGCGCTTGCGGTTCTTTTTATGTATAGAGGAACATTGGATTTTATTGATTTTTTCTTTCAAGATACATTTATGCAGCGTGAGAGTGGGACAGATAATCGAGTTGTGGTGATCGGCATTGATGATGAAAGTATCGAAAACATAGGGAAGTGGCCCTGGGATCGAAGAGTTCATGCCCAGCTAATTGATACGCTTACGCAGGGAAAACCTGCAGTCATTGCTTTTGATATTACCTTTCCGGTTCCGTCTGATGATCCAGAAGAAAATAAGGAGATGATCGACGCGGTAAAACGGGCAGGCAATGTAGTGCTGGCACGTTACGGAACATTTCATTCATCGGCAAAGCAGGGAAGCATTGAAGCGGTAGAGCTATCAGAACCGTTTTTGGAACTAAAGGAAGCGGCTACAGGGCTGGGCCATATCAATACTATTCCGGATGAAGATCAGGTCGTACGTAAATCTCTGTATACGTTCCATTATAAAGAGAAGCCGATTGAGAGTTTTTCTTGGATAATTTACAAAATATTTGAAAGAAATCAAAAGCATCAAGTGAATGCAGAGGATATTCCCCTGGATACGTTTAACCGCTTTCATATCCCTTATGCGGGAGGGCCGGGGCAATTCGAAGTGGTTCCGTACTCGTCCGTACTCAACGGGGAGGTACCCCCCGATTATTTTAAAGATCGCATCGTGCTGATCGGTCCCTATGCGGTAGGGCTGAAAGATGACTACCCTACTCCGTTGGACCATAAAACGAAAATGTATGGCGTAGAAATTCACGCCAATATTATACAGGTGTTGCTTGAGAAGAATTTCAAACAGGAATTGGATTGGAAATGGAACGCTGTGATATTGGTACTGGCTACACTTTTTGTCTATTATCTTTTCCGAAAAGTGCATCCGGGGATTTCTTTTATTGTTTTAGTAGCGATCATTAGTGGTCTTATTTTTGGCAGCACGTATTTGTATGGAAAAGGCATTATTATTTCAATCGGTTATCTTATTTCGCTTCTTATTACCAGCTATATCGTTGTCATTGGATTTAATTATATGAAAGAACTGCTGGAGAGACGCAGGGTTACAGATATTTTCGGCAGATATGTAGCACCGCAAGTTGTCAGCCAAATTCTAGAGAATGGTGAAGAAGGGCTGAGGCTTGGAGGTACTCGAAGAGAATTGACTGTGTTGTTTGTGGACATTAGGGGATTTACACCGCTATCTGAACAGGCGGAGCCGGAAGAAATCGTTGAGATACTTAATGAGTACCTTGATTTAACCGCTACATGTATTTTTCGCTACGGCGGAACATTAGATAAATTTATCGGCGATGCGACCATGGCAATTTTTAATGCGCCGCTGTTGCTAGAAGATCATCAGATGAGAGCCGTGCAAGCGGCATGGGCGATGAAAGAGGGCGCTGTTGCATTAGAGAAGAAGCTGATGGAGCGCTTCGGTCGCAGCGTGACGTTTGGAATCGGTATCCATACAGGCCCGGCCGTATTCGGCAATATCGGTTCAAAGACGAGGATGGATTATACAGCGATTGGAGATACGGTCAATACGACCGCACGCCTTGAAAGCAACGCAAAGCCAGGACAGATCATCATAAGTGAAGCGGTATACGAGTCGGTTAAAGAGCAGATTATGGCCGCACCCTTAGGAGAGATCAAGGTAAAAGGAAAGGAACAAGGCATACGCATATACGAATTGGAGGGGCTTACGTGA
- a CDS encoding cyclic nucleotide-binding domain-containing protein: MLVSLDKLTFLEIPLFEDLDRVHKAMLLPEFTQQQFRKGDVLFEEGELGDCLYIIMQGVVRIFLPEEENERTLALLHEKEYFGEMSLLTGDPRSASARAEEDVVVLRLNKEQFDRLLLQHNTLAVQFAGILARRLALVNQKKETASTQEEVSLSRPPMPSHSEGRLQDTGVKRKGMEKPEAAQIHAHTWGYAVLVLLGGSILFWGLSQLSVSFTLAAMFSILCTGFLLVSFRLTSLAVTATAMTVLTVVFQVATLEQVLSAFVEEPLIIAFALAFIAQMIVGTGILQRMLFMLAIRIPEHWRTYGILLRITGIVAALLVPSASLRASTAMPIFAKKRDISALQAYAFLFITSSVLCWFALALLPKSQRSDIGFGDWLLAALPMALIMGIIYLIVGIVNKNKEAINLDRSMIQVQLRVMGTWSLQEKIAGLVMGLMVAGLIFAPRFGVQMLWIVVAAFFILTIFIGLHKETTRKIPYADFAAFGLLVGLAHVMANIGLMGRGSWLMIADVPPFGTLLFLFLFIVLLRLISPSMLAMMGGMVLFGPWAMGSGIHPVLIALVVALAGMIGEDYEYAGKTKKVAYAKRTAIVLLSLITVIPIWQEMQLIPGAKPSPAAKPVSALQSYAVGDVYLPLDTTMSESMRRGMQLAERQASRAELRLRYIESDKKPALYAQPPSFIVAASFVSEVLPEDTPVLMIDGEQTKGTGHRYALQLSPEAYAHAASSLLAKQTYRHISIYYADSEEGRRFASALERSAEQQGITVTDRIAGTHSRLLIGQTLEKWVRFGTQLCVVFDPDGSLAKTVLQENGSAVPSLPLLYISGEKVTEENMNASIHWLTDFDAASERKQTRQFVAQYKEVYGEIPDRMAAFGYDAVMLMQEATHVAGTSEPKALAQALHDIGRWEGAVRTYTLTDNNVQQTKEERGADNESKSIP, encoded by the coding sequence ATGCTAGTATCTTTGGATAAGCTGACGTTTTTAGAGATACCGCTTTTTGAAGATTTAGATAGAGTGCATAAAGCGATGCTGCTGCCAGAGTTTACCCAGCAGCAGTTCCGCAAAGGGGATGTTTTGTTCGAAGAAGGGGAGCTTGGTGACTGCTTGTATATTATTATGCAGGGGGTCGTGCGGATTTTTCTTCCCGAAGAAGAGAATGAACGGACGCTGGCACTGCTACATGAGAAGGAATATTTCGGGGAGATGTCCCTACTGACAGGCGATCCCCGTTCTGCCTCGGCAAGGGCGGAAGAAGATGTCGTCGTCCTGCGCTTAAACAAAGAACAGTTTGACCGTTTGTTGTTGCAGCATAATACATTAGCAGTTCAATTTGCGGGAATATTGGCACGAAGGCTTGCTTTGGTAAACCAGAAAAAAGAAACTGCGTCGACTCAAGAAGAGGTGAGTTTGAGCCGACCGCCTATGCCCTCCCATAGTGAGGGAAGATTGCAGGATACCGGTGTAAAGCGAAAAGGGATGGAAAAGCCAGAAGCAGCACAAATTCATGCGCATACATGGGGATATGCTGTACTGGTTTTACTGGGGGGCAGTATATTATTTTGGGGATTGTCGCAGCTTTCTGTTTCGTTTACTTTAGCCGCTATGTTCTCTATTTTATGTACCGGTTTTCTACTCGTATCCTTTCGGCTTACTTCGTTAGCGGTGACAGCTACGGCGATGACTGTGCTTACCGTTGTTTTTCAAGTTGCTACGCTTGAGCAGGTGCTTTCTGCTTTTGTGGAGGAGCCGCTCATTATCGCATTTGCTTTGGCATTCATTGCCCAGATGATCGTAGGAACAGGGATTTTGCAGCGCATGCTGTTCATGCTGGCGATTCGAATCCCGGAGCATTGGCGTACATACGGGATATTGCTGCGCATAACAGGAATTGTCGCTGCTCTGCTGGTTCCTTCTGCAAGCCTACGAGCGAGCACAGCGATGCCTATATTTGCTAAGAAAAGGGATATCTCAGCGCTTCAGGCGTATGCATTTTTATTTATTACTTCATCTGTTCTCTGCTGGTTTGCACTTGCGCTTTTGCCTAAGAGCCAGCGTAGTGACATCGGCTTTGGGGATTGGCTGCTGGCAGCGCTGCCCATGGCGCTAATTATGGGAATTATTTATCTTATTGTCGGTATCGTAAACAAAAACAAAGAGGCAATCAATCTGGATCGTAGCATGATTCAAGTTCAGTTGCGTGTGATGGGAACGTGGTCTTTGCAGGAGAAAATTGCGGGTCTTGTTATGGGGCTTATGGTAGCTGGCTTAATTTTTGCCCCACGCTTTGGTGTTCAGATGCTGTGGATTGTCGTTGCTGCATTTTTTATATTAACCATTTTTATTGGTTTGCATAAAGAAACAACCCGCAAGATTCCTTACGCTGACTTTGCGGCATTCGGTCTGCTTGTTGGTCTTGCCCATGTTATGGCTAACATTGGCTTGATGGGAAGGGGCAGTTGGCTCATGATAGCGGATGTCCCGCCTTTTGGTACGCTTCTCTTTTTATTTTTGTTTATTGTATTGCTGCGTCTTATAAGCCCTTCCATGTTAGCGATGATGGGAGGCATGGTTCTATTTGGTCCTTGGGCGATGGGGTCAGGCATTCATCCTGTCCTGATTGCTCTTGTTGTTGCATTGGCAGGAATGATTGGGGAGGATTACGAATATGCGGGGAAAACAAAAAAGGTTGCGTATGCAAAACGTACCGCCATTGTTCTCCTTTCTCTGATCACGGTCATTCCGATATGGCAGGAAATGCAATTGATTCCCGGAGCGAAGCCCTCTCCTGCTGCCAAACCTGTATCTGCCCTCCAGTCCTACGCAGTAGGAGATGTGTATCTGCCGTTAGATACCACAATGTCTGAATCGATGCGTCGAGGGATGCAGCTAGCGGAACGCCAAGCGTCTCGTGCCGAACTGCGTCTTCGGTATATTGAATCAGATAAAAAGCCTGCCTTATACGCACAACCACCTTCTTTTATTGTAGCGGCTTCTTTCGTGTCGGAGGTTTTGCCTGAGGATACGCCTGTACTTATGATTGATGGGGAACAGACAAAGGGAACGGGGCATCGATATGCATTGCAGCTCTCACCTGAGGCGTATGCACACGCTGCGTCTTCATTGCTTGCTAAGCAAACGTATCGTCATATTTCCATTTATTATGCCGACAGTGAGGAAGGAAGACGATTCGCTAGTGCACTGGAGAGGTCGGCGGAACAGCAGGGAATTACTGTCACAGATCGAATTGCAGGAACACATTCGCGCCTGTTGATAGGACAGACACTGGAGAAGTGGGTGCGTTTTGGCACACAGCTCTGTGTCGTGTTTGATCCTGATGGGTCCCTTGCCAAAACAGTGCTGCAGGAGAACGGCTCTGCTGTGCCTTCGCTCCCTCTGCTGTATATCTCCGGTGAAAAAGTAACCGAGGAAAATATGAATGCCTCTATACATTGGTTGACAGATTTCGACGCTGCTTCAGAGAGGAAACAGACCCGACAATTTGTAGCACAATATAAGGAGGTATATGGTGAAATACCAGATCGGATGGCTGCGTTCGGGTACGATGCCGTGATGCTGATGCAGGAAGCGACGCATGTGGCAGGAACATCGGAGCCTAAAGCGCTCGCTCAAGCATTACATGATATAGGGCGATGGGAAGGAGCGGTACGGACGTATACGCTTACTGATAATAACGTGCAGCAGACAAAAGAAGAGAGGGGAGCGGACAATGAATCCAAATCTATACCGTAA
- a CDS encoding Crp/Fnr family transcriptional regulator produces the protein MIDVQFLRYFPFFEHLKETELAEIAPLFITRTYEKGANVFFEEEEGDELYIIKSGVVKIYRDDKAREIILAIFREGDFFGEMAVLQNERVRSASARTLEKTTLYVLKRYDFISLLNRSPGIFIKILETALDRLRKANELITDLTILDARTRIVRMILRLIENHGRKNREGVLIDLKLTHQQIADMTGTVRETVTKILLDLQNQQLIRIDKKKIIIHDVEKLTLMLDS, from the coding sequence TTGATTGATGTTCAATTTTTACGCTACTTTCCTTTTTTTGAGCACTTAAAAGAGACTGAATTAGCGGAGATCGCTCCCCTATTTATTACACGAACGTATGAGAAAGGGGCGAATGTGTTCTTTGAGGAGGAGGAAGGTGATGAGCTTTATATTATAAAATCTGGAGTCGTAAAAATTTATCGTGATGATAAGGCAAGAGAAATTATTCTTGCCATCTTTAGAGAGGGAGACTTCTTCGGGGAGATGGCTGTATTACAAAATGAGCGGGTTCGTTCAGCTTCAGCTAGAACACTGGAGAAAACTACTCTATATGTATTGAAGCGGTATGATTTTATTTCGCTCTTAAATCGAAGTCCTGGCATCTTCATAAAAATACTGGAAACCGCCTTAGATCGTCTGCGCAAGGCAAATGAACTTATTACCGATTTGACCATTCTAGACGCCCGTACACGCATTGTTAGAATGATCTTGCGGCTAATAGAAAATCACGGGCGCAAGAACAGAGAAGGCGTCTTAATTGATTTGAAATTAACCCACCAGCAAATCGCTGATATGACCGGAACTGTCAGAGAAACCGTAACGAAAATCCTTCTGGATCTGCAAAACCAGCAACTGATCCGAATCGATAAAAAGAAAATCATTATCCATGATGTTGAGAAGCTTACACTTATGCTCGATAGCTAG
- a CDS encoding biotin/lipoyl-binding protein, with translation MNPNLYRKAAMERMSSPEKLDILMTVARPRHWIVLLAILGLLLSFFVWAIFSAIPVQKTGTGVFAIHGETVPVTAAIAGQITDISVRPGDRVARGDVIARVYNPAWTSEGASTSKRLLEQSRIVSLQNGSVVQVHAISGQWLQAGDVVLTLEAIRAEEGAEAVIYVPVQDGKDIAVGMEARVWPNQDRGFENGAILARVSAVSTVPASLERMERATGSREIAAKFAEIGPVVEIRVALQADRKHSTGFSWTAPRASSGFQAQTGMICAVDFIVGKSRPIDWIF, from the coding sequence ATGAATCCAAATCTATACCGTAAAGCAGCGATGGAGCGCATGTCCTCTCCCGAAAAGCTGGATATCTTAATGACGGTGGCGCGTCCTCGTCATTGGATTGTCCTGCTTGCGATACTTGGTCTGCTTCTTTCTTTTTTTGTTTGGGCGATTTTTAGTGCGATTCCTGTACAAAAAACGGGAACAGGTGTCTTCGCTATACACGGAGAGACAGTGCCGGTCACTGCTGCCATAGCCGGTCAAATAACAGATATAAGCGTACGGCCTGGTGATCGGGTAGCGCGCGGCGATGTAATCGCTCGTGTGTATAATCCTGCTTGGACGTCTGAGGGAGCGAGCACTTCTAAGCGATTGTTAGAGCAGTCTCGTATCGTAAGCTTGCAGAATGGCAGCGTCGTCCAGGTTCATGCGATATCAGGTCAATGGCTCCAGGCGGGAGATGTGGTGCTCACATTAGAAGCGATACGCGCAGAAGAAGGCGCAGAGGCGGTGATTTATGTGCCGGTACAGGACGGTAAGGATATTGCCGTTGGCATGGAAGCTAGGGTATGGCCCAATCAGGATCGAGGATTCGAAAACGGGGCAATCCTTGCAAGAGTCTCCGCGGTCTCAACGGTTCCGGCGTCACTTGAACGCATGGAACGAGCGACTGGAAGCCGTGAAATTGCTGCCAAATTCGCAGAGATAGGTCCTGTTGTGGAAATTAGAGTGGCTTTGCAGGCTGATAGAAAGCATTCGACCGGATTTAGCTGGACGGCTCCGCGTGCGTCTTCAGGCTTTCAGGCACAAACGGGAATGATTTGCGCAGTTGATTTCATTGTGGGTAAAAGCCGCCCGATTGATTGGATCTTTTAA
- a CDS encoding DUF3307 domain-containing protein: MNHFSAFDILLLAHLVGDYLLQTEWMAKYKAERWLPLLAHCLVYTMVVALFAFLWLPDGLSTWGIALIFISHIILDRRTLVAFWYKRIMRVTDASSKWLMIIVDQTFHLLALALALVVTG, encoded by the coding sequence ATGAATCACTTCAGCGCTTTTGACATATTGCTGCTTGCACATTTGGTAGGTGACTATCTGCTGCAAACAGAATGGATGGCAAAATATAAGGCAGAACGATGGCTTCCACTACTCGCCCACTGCCTTGTATATACAATGGTTGTTGCATTGTTCGCGTTTTTATGGCTTCCTGACGGACTATCTACGTGGGGAATTGCACTGATATTTATCTCTCATATCATATTGGATCGTCGTACCCTGGTAGCTTTCTGGTACAAAAGAATTATGCGTGTAACGGATGCAAGCAGCAAGTGGTTGATGATTATTGTTGATCAGACATTTCATCTTCTCGCATTGGCGCTGGCTCTTGTTGTGACAGGTTAG